One part of the Aurantibacillus circumpalustris genome encodes these proteins:
- a CDS encoding MFS transporter: MEKITTKTKKEKTVPIKGEPFTSYQIFIIVIMALLQFTVVLDFMILAPLGDMLMKNLGMTTKQFGTVVSAYAISAGISGILAAGFADKFDRKKLLLFFYVGFTVGTLFCGLANSYQTLFYARMITGIFGGVIAAISMAIITDLFTLNQRGRVMGFVQMSFAASQILGLPIGLELATRWGWHSTFFMIVGLAVIMGITLVLKLKPITEHLKTKSKKNAIQHLWNTIQKRDYRIGFLATAMLSLGGFMIMPFTSAFLVNNVGILQGDLSIIYLFTGLASIIIMPIVGKLSDRIDKFRLFTIGTLVACCMVLVYTNLSVTPIWVVIVINMVLFMGIMSRIVPATALNSAIPEMYDRGAFMSINSSLQQMSGGVAAIIAGLIVYQPTKTSPIENFDVIGYIMAFTFILCIYLMYRVSKMIKKRTVEPVVAAEEITIEV, encoded by the coding sequence ATGGAGAAAATAACAACAAAAACTAAAAAAGAAAAAACAGTTCCAATCAAGGGAGAACCGTTTACTTCTTACCAAATATTTATTATCGTCATAATGGCTTTATTGCAATTTACGGTAGTGCTTGATTTTATGATTCTAGCACCATTAGGCGATATGCTTATGAAGAATTTGGGTATGACAACAAAGCAGTTTGGAACGGTTGTTTCAGCTTATGCAATCAGTGCTGGCATATCGGGAATTTTAGCAGCAGGTTTTGCTGATAAATTCGATAGAAAAAAACTTCTACTTTTCTTTTATGTTGGATTTACTGTAGGAACACTTTTTTGCGGACTTGCCAATTCGTATCAAACACTTTTTTATGCGCGTATGATCACCGGAATTTTTGGTGGCGTAATTGCAGCAATCTCAATGGCTATTATAACAGATCTTTTTACATTGAATCAAAGGGGTAGGGTGATGGGTTTTGTGCAAATGTCTTTTGCTGCGAGTCAAATTCTTGGGCTGCCTATTGGCCTTGAGCTTGCTACCCGTTGGGGATGGCACTCAACTTTTTTTATGATTGTAGGTTTAGCTGTAATAATGGGAATAACTTTGGTGTTGAAATTAAAACCAATTACTGAACATTTAAAAACTAAAAGCAAGAAAAATGCAATTCAACATTTATGGAACACCATTCAAAAACGAGATTATCGCATTGGATTTCTTGCTACGGCCATGCTCTCGTTGGGAGGCTTTATGATTATGCCTTTTACCAGTGCGTTTTTAGTAAACAATGTTGGAATACTTCAGGGTGATCTTTCGATTATTTATTTGTTCACTGGACTTGCTTCCATTATCATCATGCCAATTGTTGGGAAGTTAAGTGACCGAATAGATAAATTTAGATTATTTACGATTGGTACATTGGTAGCCTGTTGCATGGTTTTAGTGTATACAAATTTGTCTGTAACTCCTATTTGGGTTGTTATTGTCATCAACATGGTTTTATTTATGGGAATTATGAGTCGTATTGTTCCAGCGACGGCTTTAAATTCAGCGATTCCTGAAATGTACGATAGAGGCGCGTTTATGAGCATTAACTCTTCTTTGCAACAAATGTCAGGTGGGGTAGCTGCTATTATTGCTGGCTTAATCGTTTATCAACCTACTAAAACAAGTCCGATTGAAAATTTTGATGTGATAGGATACATCATGGCATTTACTTTTATACTTTGTATTTATTTGATGTATCGTGTAAGTAAGATGATTAAGAAAAGAACCGTAGAACCGGTTGTTGCAGCCGAAGAAATAACAATAGAAGTGTAG